From one Hyphomicrobiales bacterium genomic stretch:
- a CDS encoding FAD-dependent oxidoreductase, which yields MATELPKSARCVIIGGGVAGCSVAYHLAKLGWKDVVLLERKQLTSGTTWHAAGLISQGRMSPNVQRLSMYSADLYESLEAETGISTGMKRNGSLLAVKSAEREDEVRRLAAAVNMNGLETHMLSPKECLDKYPLLNVTDLRCGMFIVRDGQADPANVALAMAKGARQAGARLIEGVKVTGIKVEKGRVRGVTTDQGAIETDIVVNCGGMWGREVGAMAGVATPLQACEHFYIVTEPIADLPRNLPVLRAPEECAYYKEDAGKILLGAFEPVAKPWGMKGIPEDFCFDQLPEDFEHFEPILEMAVKRLPVLATAGIHTFFNGPESFTPDDRWLMGEAPGVGGFWMLCGFNSIGIVSSGGAGKALAEWMDAGEAPFDLWDFDIRRIQGFQANRTYLEARVTETLGLLYADHFPYRQFASARGVRRTPLHDRLEGLGACFGETAGWERANWFLPPGRAASGEKPAYEYSWGRQNWFAHSGDEHKAVREAAGLFDLSSFGKIRVEGRDAEAVLQRVSANDMAVEPGRIVYTQWLNRRGGVEADVTVTRLSETLYIVVTPAATVRRDLDWLKRHIPDEAHCIATDVTAGEGVIAVMGPKSREVLSQCTPADLSNAAFPFGTAREIELGMGLVRAHRISYVGELGWELYASADQARHVLDCLLEKGVGLGLRPAGLHALDSCRIEKAYRHFGHDMSDEDHVLEAGLGFAVKADKKASRFGDFIGREAVLRRRQEGLTRRMLQFRLTDPEPLVYHFEPIYRDGALAGYVTSGNYGHHLGGAIAMGYVSCERGESDAQVLASRYEVDVAGRRVAAEASLKPMYDPTSARVRA from the coding sequence ATGGCAACGGAGCTCCCCAAGTCGGCGCGCTGCGTGATCATCGGCGGCGGCGTCGCCGGATGCTCGGTCGCCTACCACCTCGCCAAGCTGGGCTGGAAGGACGTCGTTCTGCTCGAGCGCAAGCAGCTCACCTCGGGCACGACCTGGCATGCCGCCGGTCTCATCTCGCAGGGGCGCATGAGCCCCAACGTACAGCGCCTCTCGATGTACTCGGCCGACCTTTACGAGAGCCTCGAGGCCGAGACCGGAATATCGACCGGCATGAAGCGCAACGGCTCCCTGCTCGCCGTCAAGTCGGCCGAGCGCGAGGACGAGGTGCGCCGGCTGGCGGCGGCCGTCAACATGAACGGGCTCGAGACGCACATGCTCTCGCCCAAAGAGTGCCTCGACAAATATCCGCTCCTCAACGTCACCGACCTCAGGTGCGGAATGTTCATCGTGCGCGACGGGCAGGCCGACCCGGCCAACGTCGCCCTCGCCATGGCAAAGGGGGCCCGGCAGGCCGGCGCGCGCCTCATCGAGGGCGTCAAGGTTACGGGTATCAAGGTGGAAAAGGGCCGCGTCCGGGGCGTGACCACCGACCAGGGAGCGATCGAGACCGATATCGTCGTCAACTGCGGCGGCATGTGGGGACGGGAGGTCGGCGCGATGGCGGGCGTCGCAACGCCGTTGCAGGCCTGCGAGCACTTCTACATCGTGACCGAGCCGATCGCGGATCTGCCACGCAACCTGCCGGTGCTGCGCGCGCCGGAGGAATGCGCCTACTACAAGGAGGACGCCGGAAAAATCCTGCTCGGTGCCTTCGAGCCGGTGGCCAAGCCCTGGGGCATGAAGGGCATACCGGAGGATTTCTGCTTCGACCAACTGCCGGAGGACTTCGAGCATTTCGAGCCGATCCTCGAGATGGCGGTCAAGCGCCTGCCCGTGCTCGCGACGGCCGGCATCCACACCTTCTTCAACGGGCCGGAGAGCTTCACACCGGACGACCGCTGGCTGATGGGGGAGGCGCCGGGGGTCGGCGGCTTCTGGATGCTTTGTGGATTCAATTCCATCGGTATCGTCTCGTCGGGTGGCGCCGGCAAGGCGCTCGCCGAGTGGATGGATGCGGGCGAAGCGCCATTCGACCTCTGGGATTTCGACATCCGGCGGATACAGGGGTTCCAGGCCAACCGGACATATCTCGAAGCCCGCGTGACCGAGACGCTGGGGCTGCTCTATGCGGATCATTTCCCCTACCGGCAATTCGCCTCCGCGCGCGGCGTGCGCCGCACCCCGCTGCACGACCGGCTCGAAGGGCTCGGCGCGTGTTTCGGGGAGACGGCGGGCTGGGAGCGGGCGAACTGGTTCCTGCCGCCGGGGCGCGCGGCGAGCGGAGAAAAGCCGGCCTACGAATACTCGTGGGGGCGGCAGAACTGGTTCGCGCACTCGGGCGATGAGCACAAGGCGGTGCGGGAAGCAGCGGGGCTGTTCGATCTCTCCTCGTTCGGAAAGATCCGGGTCGAGGGGCGGGACGCGGAGGCCGTTCTGCAACGGGTTTCGGCGAACGACATGGCCGTCGAGCCCGGGCGCATCGTCTATACGCAATGGCTCAACCGGCGCGGCGGCGTCGAGGCCGATGTCACCGTTACCCGGCTCAGCGAGACCCTGTACATCGTCGTCACGCCGGCCGCGACGGTGCGGCGTGACCTCGATTGGCTGAAGCGGCACATCCCGGACGAGGCCCACTGCATCGCAACGGACGTGACGGCGGGGGAGGGCGTCATCGCGGTGATGGGACCGAAATCTCGCGAAGTGCTCAGCCAGTGCACGCCGGCCGACCTCTCCAATGCGGCCTTCCCGTTCGGCACGGCACGCGAGATCGAACTCGGCATGGGACTTGTTCGGGCACACCGCATCAGCTACGTCGGCGAGCTCGGCTGGGAACTCTATGCGAGCGCCGATCAGGCGCGCCACGTGCTCGACTGCCTCCTCGAGAAGGGCGTCGGTCTCGGCCTGCGTCCGGCCGGGCTGCATGCCCTCGACTCGTGCCGGATCGAGAAGGCCTATCGGCACTTCGGTCACGACATGTCGGATGAGGATCACGTGCTCGAGGCAGGGCTCGGCTTTGCCGTCAAGGCGGACAAGAAGGCCTCACGGTTCGGCGACTTCATCGGCCGCGAGGCGGTGCTACGCCGGCGCCAGGAGGGGCTCACGCGGCGAATGCTCCAGTTCCGTCTCACCGATCCCGAGCCGCTCGTCTACCACTTCGAGCCGATCTACAGAGACGGCGCGCTCGCCGGCTACGTGACGTCCGGCAACTATGGCCACCACCTCGGGGGAGCCATCGCGATGGGCTACGTCAGCTGCGAACGGGGCGAGAGCGATGCTCAGGTGCTCGCCTCGCGCTACGAGGTGGACGTCGCGGGACGTCGCGTTGCCGCCGAGGCGAGCCTCAAGCCGATGTACGATCCGACATCGGCGCGCGTGCGGGCCTGA
- a CDS encoding FAD-dependent oxidoreductase, producing MWTATAAGEPAVTRLAGEVTAEVAIVGGGFTGLSAALHLAEAGVDAVVLEGQRIGHGGSGRNMGLVNAGLWLAQAEIERIIGKADGERLNGALFNSPDLVFDLIDRHGIDCEATRAGTMHLAKGRKALEGLAAKVADLRSRGAPVSLLDKAETARRTGTGAYEGALFDPRAGTIQPLGYVRGLARAALAAGARIHAPSPARRLERVGDGWRIEADGGAVRARRVVLATNAYTDDLVPGLATGFTPVSFLVLATAPLGENVGRTILAGGEGTWDTRKVMTTFRRDAAGRLIFGSMGGLTTHDPLAFAGWAERMKTRLFPQLGENAWTHAWTGQVAMTGDHLPRIVAPAEGIWAVIGYNGRGIGPGTVFGKAIAEAVVHDDEGALPLAPGPLRPEPLPSLRARMYEAAFQAVHLWERI from the coding sequence CTGTGGACCGCGACGGCGGCCGGAGAGCCGGCCGTCACGCGTCTCGCGGGTGAGGTGACGGCCGAAGTCGCGATCGTCGGGGGAGGATTTACGGGGCTTTCGGCCGCGCTCCACCTCGCCGAGGCGGGCGTCGATGCCGTCGTTCTCGAAGGCCAGCGGATCGGCCACGGCGGATCGGGGCGCAACATGGGCCTCGTCAACGCCGGTCTCTGGCTAGCGCAAGCCGAGATCGAGCGGATCATCGGCAAGGCGGACGGCGAGCGGCTCAATGGCGCGCTCTTCAATTCCCCCGACCTCGTCTTCGACCTCATCGATCGTCACGGCATCGACTGCGAGGCAACGCGAGCCGGCACGATGCACCTCGCGAAGGGACGAAAAGCCCTCGAAGGTCTGGCCGCGAAGGTCGCCGACCTTCGGTCTCGCGGCGCCCCGGTCAGCCTGCTCGACAAGGCGGAGACCGCGCGACGCACGGGAACCGGCGCCTACGAGGGAGCGCTATTCGATCCTCGGGCCGGAACCATCCAGCCGCTCGGGTACGTGCGCGGTCTCGCGCGGGCGGCGCTCGCGGCCGGCGCCCGCATTCATGCTCCTTCGCCGGCGCGCCGCCTCGAGCGGGTGGGTGACGGCTGGCGGATCGAGGCGGATGGCGGCGCGGTGCGGGCACGGCGCGTCGTGCTCGCGACCAATGCCTACACGGACGATTTGGTGCCGGGGCTCGCCACGGGCTTCACGCCCGTCAGCTTCCTCGTTCTTGCGACGGCTCCGCTCGGCGAGAACGTCGGACGCACGATCCTGGCTGGCGGAGAGGGCACCTGGGACACGCGCAAGGTGATGACCACATTCCGACGCGATGCGGCGGGCCGGCTCATCTTCGGATCCATGGGCGGATTGACCACGCACGATCCCTTGGCGTTCGCCGGTTGGGCGGAGAGGATGAAAACCCGCCTCTTTCCCCAGCTCGGGGAGAACGCCTGGACCCATGCCTGGACCGGGCAGGTCGCGATGACGGGCGACCATCTGCCGCGTATCGTGGCGCCGGCGGAGGGAATCTGGGCGGTGATCGGCTACAATGGTCGCGGCATCGGTCCGGGGACGGTGTTCGGCAAGGCGATCGCCGAGGCGGTCGTCCACGACGACGAGGGGGCGCTACCGCTCGCACCCGGCCCGCTCAGACCGGAACCGCTGCCGAGCCTGCGGGCGCGCATGTACGAGGCGGCCTTTCAGGCGGTCCACCTCTGGGAGCGAATCTGA
- the fghA gene encoding S-formylglutathione hydrolase, whose translation MSADIISDVRCFEGRQIRVRHRSVSCGVDMIYAIYLPPVAEHQPVPVLYWLSGLTCTDENFVTKAGAQRYAAEHGIAIVAPDTSPRGEDVPDDPDAAYDFGLGAGFYVNATEAPWSRHYRMYDYVTRDLPEHVAGHFPLDAGREAISGHSMGGHGALTIALRNPGRFRSVSAFAPIVAPTQCPWGEKALSGYLGSDRAGWRAHDTVALIADAPERLELLIDQGDADNFLESQLKPHLLAEACERSGHPLRLRMRKGYDHSYFFIASFIGEHIAHHAKALKA comes from the coding sequence ATGAGCGCCGACATCATCTCGGACGTGCGCTGCTTCGAGGGCCGCCAGATTCGTGTGCGCCATCGGTCCGTAAGCTGCGGCGTCGACATGATCTACGCCATCTATCTGCCGCCCGTTGCCGAGCACCAGCCGGTGCCGGTGCTCTATTGGCTGTCGGGACTGACATGCACGGACGAGAATTTCGTCACTAAGGCCGGCGCCCAGCGCTATGCCGCCGAGCACGGCATCGCGATCGTTGCGCCGGACACCAGCCCGCGGGGCGAGGACGTGCCCGACGATCCGGACGCTGCTTACGACTTCGGTCTCGGCGCGGGGTTCTACGTCAACGCAACGGAGGCGCCCTGGTCACGACACTACCGCATGTACGACTACGTGACGCGCGACTTGCCGGAGCACGTGGCAGGGCATTTTCCACTCGATGCCGGGCGGGAGGCGATCTCGGGCCACTCCATGGGCGGACATGGCGCGCTGACCATCGCGCTGCGGAACCCCGGCCGGTTTCGCTCCGTCTCGGCGTTCGCCCCGATCGTCGCGCCGACGCAATGTCCGTGGGGGGAAAAAGCCCTCTCGGGATACCTCGGATCGGACCGCGCGGGATGGCGGGCGCACGATACGGTGGCGCTCATCGCCGATGCGCCGGAACGGCTCGAATTGCTGATCGATCAGGGTGATGCGGACAATTTCCTCGAGAGCCAGCTAAAGCCGCATCTCCTCGCCGAGGCCTGCGAGCGCAGCGGCCATCCGCTCCGCCTACGGATGCGCAAGGGCTACGACCACAGCTATTTCTTCATCGCCTCGTTCATCGGCGAGCACATCGCGCACCATGCGAAGGCACTGAAGGCCTGA
- a CDS encoding peptidase — MKDGTREDYALLEELEHDFAAGLPSRIMRAMAELDESLSGYQVTRLEHSLISATMAERDGADADWVVAALIHDIGDGLAPYNHDSLAAAIAAPYVRDECTWVLRTHGIFQLFYYGHHVGADQHARNKYRDHPFYESGALFTERWDQSAFDPDYPFQPLEHFRPVVEEVFTRKAWDERNIRTGVRVPMVPGRA; from the coding sequence ATGAAGGACGGCACGCGGGAGGATTATGCCCTGCTCGAGGAGTTGGAGCATGATTTTGCGGCCGGCCTGCCCTCGCGAATCATGCGCGCCATGGCCGAACTCGACGAATCGCTCTCCGGCTATCAGGTCACCCGCCTCGAGCACTCGCTGATCTCGGCCACCATGGCCGAGCGCGATGGCGCCGACGCCGACTGGGTGGTCGCCGCGCTCATCCACGACATCGGCGACGGCCTCGCTCCCTACAACCACGACAGTCTCGCCGCCGCGATCGCAGCCCCTTATGTCCGCGACGAATGCACGTGGGTCCTTCGCACCCACGGCATCTTCCAGCTCTTCTACTATGGTCACCACGTCGGCGCCGACCAGCACGCCCGCAACAAGTACCGCGACCATCCGTTCTACGAGTCGGGCGCGCTCTTCACGGAGCGCTGGGATCAGTCCGCATTCGATCCCGATTACCCCTTCCAGCCGCTCGAGCATTTTCGCCCGGTCGTCGAGGAGGTCTTCACCCGCAAGGCCTGGGACGAGCGCAATATCCGCACCGGTGTGCGTGTTCCGATGGTGCCGGGCCGCGCCTGA
- a CDS encoding aminotransferase class III-fold pyridoxal phosphate-dependent enzyme — protein sequence MMNLGNLPTTAEMKALDAAHHLHPFTDTAGLNKKGARVITRGKGVYLWDSDGKKILDGMAGLWCVNMGHGRQEIIEAVRRQMTDLAYYNTFFQTTHPPAIALAESLASITPSHINRAFFTGSGSESNDTVVRMVRHFWACQGKPEKQIFISRRNAYHGSTMAGASLGGMAAMHAQGGIPIPGIAHIDQPYWYGEGGDMSPAEFGLARARQLEEAIDRLGENNVAAFIAEPVQGAGGVIIPPDTYWPEISRICRERDILLVADEVINGFGRLGTWFGSDHYGLRPDLMSTAKGLSSGYLPIGAVLVSDRIVEVLEQKGGEFFHGYTYSGHPACCAAAVENLRLMREENVLGHVRTVAGPYLQEKWKGLAEHPLVGEARMLGLVGAIELTPNKATRAPFKNPGEVGLITRDFSFENGLVMRSVWDRMIISPPLVITRGEIDELIEKAWRTLDMAHDKIRGMGLC from the coding sequence ATGATGAACCTCGGCAACCTGCCGACCACAGCCGAGATGAAAGCGCTGGATGCCGCGCATCATCTCCACCCGTTCACCGACACCGCCGGCCTCAACAAAAAGGGCGCGCGTGTCATCACCCGCGGCAAGGGGGTCTATCTCTGGGATTCCGACGGCAAGAAGATCCTCGACGGGATGGCCGGCCTCTGGTGCGTCAACATGGGCCACGGGCGCCAGGAGATCATCGAGGCGGTGCGCCGGCAGATGACCGACCTCGCCTATTACAACACCTTCTTCCAGACCACGCATCCGCCGGCGATCGCGCTCGCGGAAAGCCTCGCCTCGATCACGCCCTCGCACATCAACCGGGCTTTCTTCACGGGCAGCGGCTCCGAATCGAACGATACCGTGGTCCGCATGGTGCGCCACTTCTGGGCCTGCCAGGGAAAGCCGGAAAAGCAGATCTTCATTTCGCGGCGCAACGCCTATCATGGCTCCACCATGGCCGGTGCCAGCCTCGGCGGCATGGCGGCGATGCACGCGCAGGGCGGAATTCCCATTCCCGGCATCGCCCACATCGACCAACCCTACTGGTACGGCGAGGGCGGCGACATGAGCCCGGCCGAGTTCGGCCTCGCCCGGGCGCGCCAGCTCGAGGAGGCGATCGACCGCCTCGGGGAGAACAATGTCGCAGCCTTCATCGCTGAACCCGTGCAGGGGGCGGGCGGCGTCATCATCCCGCCGGACACCTATTGGCCCGAAATCTCCCGCATCTGCCGCGAGCGGGACATCCTCCTCGTCGCCGACGAAGTCATAAACGGGTTCGGACGGCTCGGCACGTGGTTCGGGAGCGATCACTACGGCCTGCGGCCGGACCTGATGTCGACGGCCAAGGGGCTTTCGTCCGGCTATCTGCCGATCGGCGCCGTCCTGGTTTCCGACAGGATCGTCGAGGTGCTCGAGCAGAAGGGCGGGGAATTCTTCCACGGCTACACGTACTCCGGCCATCCCGCCTGCTGCGCGGCAGCGGTCGAGAATCTGCGGCTGATGCGGGAAGAAAACGTTCTCGGGCACGTGCGCACGGTGGCGGGTCCCTATCTCCAGGAGAAATGGAAGGGGCTGGCCGAGCACCCGCTGGTCGGGGAGGCGCGGATGCTGGGCCTCGTCGGCGCGATCGAGCTGACGCCGAACAAGGCGACACGCGCGCCCTTCAAGAACCCCGGAGAGGTCGGGCTCATCACGCGCGACTTCAGCTTCGAGAACGGGCTGGTGATGCGCTCGGTCTGGGACCGGATGATCATCTCGCCGCCGCTCGTCATCACGCGCGGGGAGATCGACGAACTGATCGAAAAGGCGTGGCGCACGCTCGACATGGCGCACGACAAGATCCGCGGCATGGGGCTGTGCTGA
- a CDS encoding ornithine cyclodeaminase family protein, giving the protein MRILDGEQVRKALDWRELIEALRCGFGDPVTAPPRSVHTIELDGGDSAALLMMPAWRAEDTIGVKLVTLFARNSQRGLPGIDGLYVVFDGKTGQARAAMDGAELTARRTAAASALAADYLARSDARVHLMLGTGRLSLNVPLAMAAVRPIERFLVWGRRRQEAEARAAELRALGLDASAVASVAEGLKTADIVSAATNATAPLILGRDLEAGTHVDLIGAYTPRMRESDDEVMRRAAVIVTDTHEGADEEAGDIIQAIASGSITRASVASDLAGLCAGAHPGRRGAEEITVFKSCGCALEDLVAGRLALERSEPSIAR; this is encoded by the coding sequence ATGCGCATACTCGACGGCGAGCAGGTTCGAAAGGCCCTCGACTGGCGCGAGTTGATCGAGGCACTGCGGTGCGGCTTCGGCGACCCCGTGACGGCGCCGCCGCGCAGCGTGCACACCATCGAACTCGACGGTGGCGACAGCGCCGCGCTGCTCATGATGCCGGCGTGGCGCGCCGAGGACACCATCGGCGTCAAACTGGTGACGCTCTTTGCCCGCAACTCGCAACGCGGGCTTCCGGGGATCGACGGACTTTATGTTGTGTTCGACGGCAAGACGGGACAGGCGCGGGCGGCGATGGACGGGGCGGAATTGACGGCGCGCCGCACGGCAGCAGCCTCGGCGCTCGCGGCCGACTACCTCGCGCGGTCCGACGCGCGCGTGCATCTCATGCTCGGCACCGGGCGACTGTCGCTCAACGTGCCGCTGGCGATGGCGGCCGTGCGTCCGATCGAGCGATTCCTGGTTTGGGGCCGCAGGCGGCAGGAGGCGGAGGCCCGGGCCGCCGAATTGCGGGCACTCGGTCTCGATGCGTCGGCCGTGGCGAGCGTCGCGGAGGGATTGAAAACCGCCGACATCGTCAGCGCGGCAACGAATGCGACCGCGCCGCTCATCCTCGGACGCGACCTCGAGGCAGGCACGCACGTGGACCTCATCGGCGCCTATACGCCACGGATGCGCGAAAGCGACGACGAAGTCATGCGGCGGGCCGCCGTGATCGTCACCGACACCCACGAAGGGGCCGACGAGGAGGCGGGCGACATCATCCAGGCGATCGCATCCGGTTCCATCACACGGGCGAGTGTTGCGAGCGACCTTGCCGGCCTCTGCGCGGGCGCGCACCCTGGACGGCGGGGGGCGGAAGAAATCACCGTCTTCAAGTCCTGTGGCTGCGCGCTGGAGGATCTCGTCGCCGGCCGGCTCGCACTCGAGCGGTCGGAGCCATCCATCGCAAGATAA
- a CDS encoding glutamine synthetase, with protein MTESQVRPRDHGRLGDVTKWLKENNIEEVECVVPDIAGVGRGKVMPAYKFAQLKPTHLPVSIFWQTITGDYADFGDEEAYTEADTLLVPDLSTLRLVPWASSPTAQVIHDVIWNEGGPVEYAPREVLKRVLSYYAKEGWQPVVAPELEFYLTKPNPDPDYPLEPPVGRSGRQGAGRQSYSISAVDEYDKFVDDMYDFAEAQELAIDTIIQEAGASQLEINLLHGEPLELADQTFLFKRTIREAAIKHGYYATFMAKPMENQPGSAAHIHQSVVEVANGRNIFTDSERRPTEHFYQFLAGQQTYLGAATCLMAPYVNSYRRLVPDDAAPINLEWGIDNRSTGLRIPVSSPEARRVENRVCGADTNPYLAIAASLACGYLGIKERLQPREVCAGNAYKNRHDLPAGLLEGLAAFEACEPLQELLGVDFSRLYLAVKREEFSAFMRVISPWEREHLLLAV; from the coding sequence ATGACCGAAAGCCAGGTGCGGCCGCGCGACCACGGCCGACTCGGCGACGTCACGAAATGGCTCAAGGAAAACAATATCGAGGAGGTCGAATGCGTCGTGCCCGACATCGCGGGGGTCGGGCGCGGCAAGGTGATGCCGGCCTACAAGTTCGCCCAGCTCAAGCCGACGCATCTGCCGGTCTCGATCTTCTGGCAGACGATCACCGGCGATTATGCCGATTTCGGCGACGAGGAGGCATATACCGAGGCCGACACGCTCCTGGTTCCGGACCTTTCCACGCTGCGGCTCGTGCCTTGGGCATCCAGCCCGACGGCACAGGTCATCCACGACGTGATCTGGAACGAGGGCGGACCGGTCGAATATGCTCCACGCGAGGTGCTGAAACGGGTGCTGTCCTACTACGCCAAGGAAGGCTGGCAACCGGTCGTGGCACCAGAGCTCGAGTTCTACCTGACAAAGCCCAATCCGGACCCCGATTATCCGCTCGAGCCGCCGGTCGGGCGCTCCGGACGCCAGGGGGCCGGGCGGCAGTCCTATTCGATCTCGGCGGTCGACGAATACGACAAGTTCGTCGACGACATGTACGACTTCGCGGAAGCCCAGGAACTGGCGATCGACACGATCATCCAGGAAGCCGGCGCCTCGCAGCTCGAGATCAATCTGCTGCACGGTGAGCCGCTGGAACTCGCCGACCAGACGTTCCTCTTCAAGCGGACCATCCGCGAGGCGGCGATCAAGCACGGCTACTACGCGACCTTCATGGCCAAGCCCATGGAAAACCAGCCGGGCAGCGCCGCGCACATCCACCAGAGCGTCGTCGAGGTCGCGAACGGCAGGAACATTTTCACGGACAGCGAGCGCCGCCCGACGGAACATTTCTATCAGTTCCTCGCCGGTCAGCAGACCTATCTCGGCGCGGCCACCTGCCTCATGGCACCATACGTCAACTCCTACCGCCGGCTGGTGCCCGACGATGCCGCCCCGATCAACCTCGAGTGGGGCATCGACAACCGCTCGACGGGGTTGCGGATTCCGGTCTCCTCGCCGGAGGCGCGACGGGTGGAGAACCGGGTCTGCGGCGCGGATACGAACCCCTATCTCGCCATCGCGGCCAGCCTGGCCTGCGGCTACCTCGGCATCAAGGAGCGGTTGCAGCCGAGAGAGGTGTGTGCCGGCAATGCCTACAAGAACCGGCACGACCTGCCGGCCGGATTGCTCGAGGGCCTGGCGGCCTTCGAGGCATGCGAGCCGTTGCAGGAGCTGCTCGGCGTCGACTTCAGCCGCCTCTATCTCGCCGTCAAGCGCGAGGAATTCTCGGCCTTCATGAGGGTGATCAGCCCGTGGGAGCGCGAGCATCTCCTGCTGGCGGTCTGA
- a CDS encoding multicopper oxidase domain-containing protein, which translates to MAAWPCRQPTRRSVVAGAFATTIAGASWRWPARAANAPADAFGLTAAPGKVPLVGGGHPETGVWCFSGTVPGPEIRVRQGERVEVAFHNGLDEPSTVHWHGIRLVNAMDGVPGLTQDPVAPAETFHYAFDVPDAGTFWYHPHYSSSEQVGRGLYGALIVEEPEPPAVDREVVWVIDDWRLDRAAQIDARFDNRHDMTHAGRIGNTVTINGLIPDRFAVRPGERLRLRLINVANARIFALGLAALSPRVIAIDGQPVAPHKPAGGRIVLGPAMRADVVLDIPLDARGPISIVDDFYPRNAYGLVDVVIEGAPVRDEPLDAPIALAPNPLAEPDLERAERNDVIFAGGAMGGDVTGMVNGQRMGLREMVTAHGVAWTINGVAAVAHHDGHRMEPMATFERGQSVRMALVNESRWHHPIHLHGHHFRVLSRNGREEPHRPWQDTVLVGPLETVEIAFVADNPGDWMFHCHVLEHQAAGMMAVIRVT; encoded by the coding sequence ATGGCGGCGTGGCCGTGCCGGCAACCGACACGCAGGAGCGTCGTCGCGGGCGCGTTCGCCACGACGATCGCGGGTGCCTCCTGGCGGTGGCCCGCCCGAGCCGCCAACGCGCCAGCCGATGCCTTCGGGCTGACGGCGGCGCCCGGCAAGGTGCCGCTCGTCGGCGGGGGCCACCCGGAAACCGGCGTCTGGTGTTTTTCGGGCACCGTGCCCGGGCCGGAGATTCGTGTCCGCCAGGGCGAGCGGGTCGAGGTCGCGTTCCACAACGGGCTCGACGAACCGAGCACCGTTCACTGGCATGGCATACGGCTGGTGAATGCCATGGACGGCGTGCCCGGACTGACGCAGGATCCCGTCGCCCCCGCCGAGACATTCCACTACGCCTTCGATGTGCCGGACGCCGGGACCTTCTGGTACCACCCGCACTATTCCAGCAGCGAGCAGGTCGGACGGGGCCTCTATGGCGCGCTCATCGTGGAGGAGCCCGAGCCGCCCGCCGTCGACCGCGAGGTCGTCTGGGTGATCGACGACTGGCGGCTGGATCGCGCGGCCCAGATCGATGCGCGGTTCGACAACCGCCACGACATGACGCATGCCGGGCGGATCGGAAACACCGTGACGATAAACGGCCTGATCCCCGATCGGTTCGCCGTGCGGCCAGGGGAACGGCTGCGGCTGCGGCTCATCAATGTCGCCAATGCCAGGATTTTCGCCCTCGGGCTCGCGGCGCTGTCACCCCGGGTGATCGCGATCGATGGACAGCCGGTGGCACCGCACAAGCCGGCCGGAGGGCGCATCGTGCTCGGCCCCGCGATGCGGGCCGACGTCGTGCTCGACATCCCGCTCGATGCGCGCGGGCCGATCAGCATCGTCGATGATTTCTATCCGCGAAATGCCTACGGGCTCGTCGATGTCGTGATCGAGGGCGCGCCGGTGCGCGACGAGCCGCTCGATGCCCCGATCGCCCTGGCGCCGAACCCGCTCGCCGAGCCCGATCTCGAGCGCGCGGAGCGGAACGACGTGATCTTCGCGGGCGGCGCGATGGGCGGCGACGTGACGGGCATGGTCAACGGCCAGCGCATGGGCCTTCGCGAGATGGTGACGGCACACGGGGTGGCCTGGACCATCAACGGGGTCGCGGCGGTGGCGCACCACGACGGCCACCGGATGGAGCCGATGGCGACTTTCGAGCGGGGCCAGTCGGTGCGCATGGCGCTCGTCAACGAGAGCCGGTGGCACCATCCGATCCATCTGCACGGCCACCACTTCCGCGTGCTGTCGCGGAACGGTCGGGAGGAGCCGCACCGGCCCTGGCAGGACACGGTGCTGGTCGGCCCGCTCGAGACGGTCGAGATCGCGTTCGTCGCGGACAACCCGGGCGACTGGATGTTCCACTGCCACGTGCTCGAGCATCAGGCGGCAGGAATGATGGCGGTGATCAGAGTGACCTAG